CCTTCAGCTCGACCGATTTGGGCGATTCGCTGACGACCAGCCCCGCCGGCTTCACCCGCGACGGCCGGACCATGTACTGGTACGACAGCCGGGGGCGCAACACGGCGGCGCTGATGGCGATGGACATGGCGACCGGCGAGACCCGCCTGGTGGCCGAGGACGACAAGGCCGATATCGGCGGCTCGATCCGCGACAAGGATACCGGCGAGATCGAAGCCTATTCGGTCAATTACCTCAAGACCGAATGGACCGCGCTCGACCCCGACGTGAAGGCGGCGCTCGATTTTCTGGGCAGCAAGCTAGAGGGCGAGTTCGGCGTCCAGTCGCGGACCGACGACGACCGCAAGTGGATCGTGGGCAACGATCCGGTGATCGGGCCGAGCGCGGCCTATCTCTACGATCGCGACGCCGGGACGCTGGAACAGCTCTACGTCTCGCGCCCGGAGCTGACCGGGACGCCGCTGCAACCCATGCAGATGCTGGAGCTGACCAGTCGCGACGGGTTGACCCTGCCGACCTACCTGACCCTGCCGCCGGGCAGCGATGCCGACGGCGACGGCGTGCCCGACGCGCCGGTGCCGATGGTGCTGCTGGTGCATGGCGGGCCGTGGGCGCGCGACGCCTACGGCTTCAATTCCTATCACCAGTGGCTCGCCAATCGCGGCTATGCGGTGATGAGCGTCAATTATCGCGGCTCGACCGGCTTCGGGAAGGAGTTCATCAACGCGGCCAATCTCGAATGGTCGAAGAAGATGCACGACGACCTGATCGACGCGGTGGACTGGGCGGTCGAGAAGGGCATCGCGCCAAAGGACAAGGTCGCGATCATGGGCGGGTCCTACGGGGGCTACGCCACGCTGGTCGGCCTGACCTATACGCCGGAAACCTTCGCCTGCGGCGTTGACATCGTCGGCCCGTCCAACCTCGAGACGCTGCTGTCCACAATTCCGCCCTATTGGAAGCCGATGGTGGCGCAGTTCCACGAGCGGATGGGCGACCCGTCCACGCCCGAAGGCCTCGCCGCGCTGAAGGCCGCATCCCCGCTCTACAAGGCGGACAAGATCGTGCGCCCGCTGCTGATCGGCCAGGGCGCGAACGATCCGCGGGTCAATCAGGCGGAAAGCGACCAGATCGTGGAGGCGATGAAGGCGAAGGACATTCCCGTGACCTACGTCCTGTTCCCCGACGAGGGGCATGGCTTCGCCAAGCCGACCAACAACATCGCCTTCAACGCAGTGACCGAGAACTTCCTCGCCAGCTGCCTCGGCGGTCGGGCCGAACCGGTCGGAGACACGATGGAGGCATCGACCGCGCAGATCGTCGACGGCGCCGAATATGTGAAGGGCCTAGACACCGGTGACAATGTTGGAGGATAAGGCTCACGCCTCCCGACGTCGCTGGCAAGCCGGCACCGACGGTGGCAGAGCGCGGTCGCGTTAGGAGATGGCCATGCACCCTCGCAAATCCATTTTCATTACGGGCGGAGCGTCTGGTATCGGGCGCGCCATCGCCATGCGCTTCGGGCGCGAAGGCTGGTGCGTCGGACTGGGCGATATCGACCGGCCGGGCATGGACCAGACCTTTCGCCTGATCGGGCACGACTACATCTTCTGCTACGATCTGGATGTGCGCGACCGGTCTGCGTGGGACGAGGCGCTCGATCAATTCTCCGACGTCGCGGAAGGCCGCATCGACGTGGTCGTCAACAATGCCGGAATTCCGCTGGGCGGCATGATCGAGGAGATGACGGTCGAAGAGATCGAGCTGTGCTTCGACGTCAATCTGAAAGGCGTGTTCTTCGGCGCGCAGGCGGCGCTCCCCCACCTGCGCAAGGTCGGATCCGGCTCGTGCCTGCTCAACACCTCCAGCGCCGCCGGAATCTACGGTTCGGCGGGCGCTTCGGTCTATTCCGCGACCAAGTTCGGCGTTCGCGCCCTGACCGAGGCGCTCGACGGCGAATGGGCGCAGTACGGCATCAAGGTTCGCGCCCTGATGCCCAGCTTCATCGACACGCCGCTGCTCGACCACGCCCCCCACGGTGGCGCGAACGAACAGATCCGCCAGCGGGTGCGCGGTGCCGGGCTGGAGATAACGCCGGTGCAGCAAGTCGCGGATGCGGCATGGCAGGCAGTCCACGGGGACAAGCTGCTGTGGCCGGTGGGCGCGACCGCGCGCAAGCTGACGACAGCGGCCCGCTGGATGCCTGGTCGCCTGCGCAAGTTCGCGCGCAAAAGAGCGCAGGCGGCCGAGGGCATTTAACGCCCCGTTTCGACGCAAACCGATCAGGCGAGGCTGTCGATCGCCTTGGCCATCTTCACATCGCGGCGGGAGAGCCCGCCCGCATCGTGCGTGGTCAGCGTGATTTCCACCCGGTTGTAGACATTGCACCATTCGGGATGGTGGTCGTGCTTTTCGGCCAGCAACGCGACCCGGCTCATGAACGCCCATGCTTCGCCGAAATCGCCGAATTCGATGGTGCGGCAGATGGCGTCGCGATCCTCGCACGTGTTCCACTGCTTCAGAGCCGTCAGCCAGCTCTCGCGTTCCTCTTCGGTCAGTTTCTCGACGGCCATGGAATCTCCTCGCATTCGCCTTCGCTTGTCGGTGAGCGGGCAATCGCCTATCGCGCGCGGTCATGCAAGCGAGCGGGCTAACGGCATGGGCGCTTTTCTGCCGCCGGGGCGACCGCCCGCTGTTCGGCGGCCTCGATCTGTGGCTGGACCGCGGGGCCGCACTGCACCTCGTCGGCCCCAACGGGATCGGCAAGACCAGCCTGCTGCAAATCCTCGCCGGACTGCGGCGACCCGAGCGGGCGGTGTCCCCTGATGGAGCGCGCGAGACACGCGGGAGCATCCATTGGACCGGCACGGTCGGCCTGCTGGACGAACGCCCCGCGCTCGATCCGGACCTGCCGCTGGGCAAGGCACTGGGCTTCTGGTCCCGACTCGACCGGGCCCAACCGGCCCTGGACGCGGTCGGGCTGGCCCAAATTGCCGAAGTGCCGGTGCGCTATCTTTCGACCGGGCAGCGCAAACGCGCCGGTTGGGCGCGGCTGCTAGCGCAAGGGTGCGATCACTGGCTGCTCGACGAGCCGTTCAACGGGCTCGACAGCGATAGCCGTGCCATCGTGGAGGATCTGATGCGGCAACGGCGCGAGGGGGGCGGCGTGCTGGTCATCGCCTCGCACCAGCCTTTCACCGGGGAAGCGATCGAACCGCTCGATCTGCGGGATCACCCCTGGTGAACGGGATGTTCCTGATCCTGCTGCGCCGCGATCTCGCGCTGCTCGCCCCCGGTGGGGCACGCGGGGGCGCGGGGCTCGTCTTCGCCTTCTTCCTCGCGGTCGCGATCCTGTACCCGTTTGCGGTCGGCCCCGATGCCGCGCTGCTGCGCCGGACCGGGCCCGCCATGCTGTGGATCGCCGCCCTGCTTGCCGCGATCCTGCCGCTGGACCGGCTGGTGGCGGCAGACCTGGAGGCAGGCGTACTCGATCAGTTCACGCTGCGCGGCATCGGTGAGGAAACCGCGATGGCCAGCCGCCTGATCGCGCATTGGTGCGGCTTCGCCCCCATCCTGCTGCTGGCCTGCCTGCCCGGGGCGGCGCTGTTCAATCTCGACCGCGCGACACTGGTCACGGTCCTGCTGGGACTGCTCGCCGGGACGCCGGGGCTCGCCGCGATCGGGCTGGTCATCGCCGCTCTGATGGCTGGCCTGCGCGCCGGGGCCGCGCTGGCCGGGCTGCTGCTGTTGCCGCTGGCGGTGCCGATCCTGATCTTCGGAGCGGGCAGCCTGTCGACCGGCGG
Above is a genomic segment from Erythrobacter sp. 3-20A1M containing:
- a CDS encoding alpha/beta fold hydrolase produces the protein MSIGPVIRNTLLAGIAVAAFLSTPQAALADPHQTGQSMTADTQTAPLIPREALFGNPTRAGAQISPDGKYISWLAPRDGTLNIWLAPADDLSAAKPMTASTDRPIRSYFWAPDGQSLLYVQDKGGDENFLLYGVNVATGKETTLTPFENTRVQLVGASDTIKDKVLVGLNNRDPQLHDVYSLDLNTGELTELIENDGGYAGFMADDNLDVRLALRQNPAGGMDFFKVEDNVVADEPFSSTDLGDSLTTSPAGFTRDGRTMYWYDSRGRNTAALMAMDMATGETRLVAEDDKADIGGSIRDKDTGEIEAYSVNYLKTEWTALDPDVKAALDFLGSKLEGEFGVQSRTDDDRKWIVGNDPVIGPSAAYLYDRDAGTLEQLYVSRPELTGTPLQPMQMLELTSRDGLTLPTYLTLPPGSDADGDGVPDAPVPMVLLVHGGPWARDAYGFNSYHQWLANRGYAVMSVNYRGSTGFGKEFINAANLEWSKKMHDDLIDAVDWAVEKGIAPKDKVAIMGGSYGGYATLVGLTYTPETFACGVDIVGPSNLETLLSTIPPYWKPMVAQFHERMGDPSTPEGLAALKAASPLYKADKIVRPLLIGQGANDPRVNQAESDQIVEAMKAKDIPVTYVLFPDEGHGFAKPTNNIAFNAVTENFLASCLGGRAEPVGDTMEASTAQIVDGAEYVKGLDTGDNVGG
- a CDS encoding SDR family oxidoreductase produces the protein MHPRKSIFITGGASGIGRAIAMRFGREGWCVGLGDIDRPGMDQTFRLIGHDYIFCYDLDVRDRSAWDEALDQFSDVAEGRIDVVVNNAGIPLGGMIEEMTVEEIELCFDVNLKGVFFGAQAALPHLRKVGSGSCLLNTSSAAGIYGSAGASVYSATKFGVRALTEALDGEWAQYGIKVRALMPSFIDTPLLDHAPHGGANEQIRQRVRGAGLEITPVQQVADAAWQAVHGDKLLWPVGATARKLTTAARWMPGRLRKFARKRAQAAEGI
- a CDS encoding 4a-hydroxytetrahydrobiopterin dehydratase; translated protein: MAVEKLTEEERESWLTALKQWNTCEDRDAICRTIEFGDFGEAWAFMSRVALLAEKHDHHPEWCNVYNRVEITLTTHDAGGLSRRDVKMAKAIDSLA
- the ccmA gene encoding heme ABC exporter ATP-binding protein CcmA, with product MQASGLTAWALFCRRGDRPLFGGLDLWLDRGAALHLVGPNGIGKTSLLQILAGLRRPERAVSPDGARETRGSIHWTGTVGLLDERPALDPDLPLGKALGFWSRLDRAQPALDAVGLAQIAEVPVRYLSTGQRKRAGWARLLAQGCDHWLLDEPFNGLDSDSRAIVEDLMRQRREGGGVLVIASHQPFTGEAIEPLDLRDHPW
- a CDS encoding heme exporter protein CcmB, with amino-acid sequence MFLILLRRDLALLAPGGARGGAGLVFAFFLAVAILYPFAVGPDAALLRRTGPAMLWIAALLAAILPLDRLVAADLEAGVLDQFTLRGIGEETAMASRLIAHWCGFAPILLLACLPGAALFNLDRATLVTVLLGLLAGTPGLAAIGLVIAALMAGLRAGAALAGLLLLPLAVPILIFGAGSLSTGGESGIALAAALSLALCAIAPFAAGAAIRAAREG